In the Thauera sedimentorum genome, one interval contains:
- a CDS encoding NAD(P)/FAD-dependent oxidoreductase, with amino-acid sequence MSSQEHENRLLQSLARAPLDRRTFLTLGAAGAGSLMLGAKPARAAERVRTAAHIVIAGAGAAGLATASRLAARLDGAKITLIDARKPHFYQPGFTLVAAGIKPADYVVSTTAEYVPGGVELIEEAVAEFDPEGKRVVTASGRALAYDYLVVATGLKLDYEAIEGMDVSLIGQNGMGSIYHSPQAAAATWGALSQFADRGGVGVFSRPATEMKCAGAPLKYTFIADDHLRRRGNRGKAEIIYNANNKSLFSVPIVHEKVRMLFRDRGIKTHYDRVLTRIEPGRRVATFSTPDGLVEQPYDFINVIPPMRAPDAVRNSPLRWQDGPWAADGWMDVERGNLRHKRYPEVFGIGDIAGVPKGKTAASVKWQVPVAVDHLVADIAGRQSDAVYDGYTSCPLITRLGRAMLVEFDYENNLTPSFPGIVAPLEELWVSWVMKTMALKPTYISMLRGRA; translated from the coding sequence ATGAGCTCTCAAGAACACGAAAACCGATTGCTGCAGAGTCTGGCGCGTGCGCCGCTCGATCGGCGAACCTTCCTGACCCTGGGTGCCGCCGGCGCGGGCAGCCTGATGCTGGGCGCCAAGCCGGCCCGGGCGGCCGAACGGGTCAGGACGGCGGCGCACATCGTCATTGCCGGCGCGGGCGCTGCCGGGCTGGCGACCGCGTCGCGGCTGGCCGCGCGTCTCGATGGCGCGAAGATCACCCTCATCGATGCGCGCAAGCCGCATTTCTACCAGCCCGGCTTCACCCTGGTGGCGGCGGGCATCAAGCCGGCCGACTACGTGGTGTCGACCACCGCCGAATACGTGCCGGGCGGTGTCGAGCTGATCGAGGAGGCCGTGGCCGAGTTCGACCCCGAGGGCAAGCGGGTGGTCACCGCCAGCGGCCGCGCCCTTGCCTACGACTACCTGGTGGTCGCCACCGGCCTCAAGCTCGACTACGAGGCCATCGAAGGCATGGACGTCTCGCTGATCGGCCAGAACGGCATGGGCAGCATCTACCACAGCCCGCAGGCCGCGGCGGCCACCTGGGGTGCGCTGTCGCAGTTTGCCGACCGTGGCGGGGTAGGGGTGTTCAGCCGCCCGGCCACCGAGATGAAATGTGCGGGCGCACCGCTCAAGTACACCTTCATCGCCGACGACCACCTGCGCCGGCGCGGCAATCGCGGCAAGGCGGAGATCATCTACAACGCCAACAACAAGTCGCTGTTCAGCGTGCCCATCGTGCATGAGAAGGTGCGCATGCTGTTCCGCGACCGTGGCATCAAGACCCACTACGACCGGGTGCTGACCCGCATCGAGCCGGGTCGCCGCGTGGCCACCTTCAGCACGCCGGACGGCCTGGTCGAGCAGCCCTACGACTTCATCAACGTGATCCCGCCGATGCGCGCGCCCGATGCGGTGCGCAACAGCCCGCTACGCTGGCAGGACGGCCCCTGGGCCGCAGACGGCTGGATGGACGTGGAGCGCGGCAACCTGCGCCACAAGCGCTACCCGGAGGTGTTCGGCATCGGCGACATCGCCGGCGTGCCCAAGGGCAAGACCGCGGCCAGCGTGAAGTGGCAGGTGCCGGTGGCGGTCGATCACCTGGTGGCGGACATCGCTGGCCGGCAGAGCGACGCGGTGTATGACGGCTACACTTCCTGCCCGCTGATCACCCGCCTGGGCCGGGCGATGCTGGTCGAGTTCGACTACGAGAACAACCTCACCCCGTCCTTCCCGGGCATCGTTGCGCCGCTGGAGGAACTGTGGGTGAGCTGGGTGATGAAGACCATGGCGCTCAAGCCCACCTACATCAGCATGCTGCGCGGTCGCGCCTGA
- a CDS encoding DUF5368 domain-containing protein translates to MKELDPMVFLAVFQEMLGPLLWLLVLLAVGGIAAFVAVLVKERHIVSRRLVRAELLGLVGGALSLVLMAKVSSSGFTDAGGPADWFLIALVFGVGLAGTTILVYALAGWRDLLSGSR, encoded by the coding sequence ATGAAAGAACTCGACCCGATGGTCTTCCTGGCCGTGTTCCAGGAAATGCTCGGCCCCTTGCTGTGGTTGCTGGTGTTGCTGGCGGTGGGCGGCATCGCCGCCTTCGTCGCGGTGCTGGTGAAGGAGCGCCACATCGTCAGCCGGCGCCTGGTGCGTGCCGAACTGCTGGGCCTGGTCGGCGGCGCGCTGTCGCTGGTGCTGATGGCCAAGGTGTCCTCGTCGGGCTTCACCGACGCGGGCGGGCCGGCCGACTGGTTCCTGATCGCGCTGGTGTTCGGCGTGGGTCTCGCCGGCACCACCATCCTGGTCTATGCGTTGGCCGGCTGGCGCGACCTGCTGAGCGGTTCGCGCTGA
- the queD gene encoding 6-carboxytetrahydropterin synthase QueD, producing the protein MRITRRLEFDAGHRIPDHASQCRHMHGHRYAIEVTLSGRIIDAAGQPVNGMVMDFADVKTIAKHHLVDLWDHAFLVYRGDTVVVDLLARIPGHKTVVLDVIPTAENLARLAFEILDPLYRDSYGNDLRLEQVRLFETPNCWADAIRGAG; encoded by the coding sequence ATGCGCATCACCCGCCGACTGGAGTTCGACGCCGGACACCGGATTCCCGATCACGCGAGCCAGTGCCGTCACATGCACGGCCACCGCTACGCGATCGAGGTGACGCTCTCAGGACGCATCATCGACGCGGCCGGCCAGCCGGTCAACGGCATGGTGATGGATTTTGCCGACGTGAAGACCATCGCCAAGCACCATCTGGTGGATCTGTGGGATCACGCCTTCCTGGTCTATCGCGGCGACACCGTGGTGGTCGACCTGCTGGCCCGCATTCCGGGCCACAAGACCGTGGTGCTGGACGTCATCCCCACGGCCGAGAACCTTGCCCGGCTTGCCTTCGAGATCCTGGACCCGCTGTATCGGGACAGCTACGGCAACGACCTGCGACTGGAGCAGGTGCGCCTGTTCGAGACGCCCAACTGCTGGGCGGACGCCATTCGCGGGGCCGGCTGA
- a CDS encoding radical SAM protein: MTSSKIELSVRNHDRDLAGMTYVYPVLSRRAGGVSVGVNLNPNNACNWHCVYCQVPDLVRGAAPLIDLARLEAELDGFLNALVNGDWLLRNAPEGAREVRDIALSGNGEPTSAAAFPEVVELIHRLRQKYGLTRVPLRLITNGSLLGRERVRAGIARMGEIGGEVWFKVDGGRPEDIERINGVRMPVARVVRNLAACAQLCPTWAQTCVFRWDGVGPDAQALAAYLDVLERAGSDRLRGVLLYGVARPSMQPEAPRVSPVSLDELECVAEAIRKKGLTVTVSP; the protein is encoded by the coding sequence ATGACTTCCAGCAAGATTGAGCTGAGCGTTCGCAATCATGACCGCGATCTTGCGGGCATGACCTACGTGTACCCGGTCCTGTCCCGCCGGGCCGGCGGCGTGTCGGTGGGGGTGAATCTCAACCCCAACAACGCCTGCAACTGGCACTGCGTGTACTGCCAGGTACCGGACCTCGTTCGCGGTGCCGCGCCGCTCATCGACCTGGCGCGGCTGGAGGCGGAACTCGACGGCTTTCTCAACGCGCTGGTCAACGGCGACTGGCTGCTGCGCAATGCGCCGGAAGGCGCGCGCGAAGTGCGCGACATCGCGCTCTCCGGCAACGGCGAACCGACCAGTGCGGCGGCCTTTCCCGAGGTCGTCGAACTCATCCATCGCCTGCGGCAGAAGTACGGTCTGACCCGGGTGCCGCTGCGGCTTATCACCAACGGCAGCCTGCTCGGCCGGGAGCGTGTGCGTGCCGGCATCGCGCGCATGGGCGAGATCGGCGGCGAGGTGTGGTTCAAGGTGGATGGCGGGCGGCCCGAGGATATCGAGCGCATCAACGGCGTGCGCATGCCGGTGGCCCGCGTGGTGCGCAACCTGGCCGCCTGCGCGCAGCTGTGTCCCACCTGGGCGCAGACCTGCGTGTTCCGCTGGGATGGCGTCGGACCGGATGCCCAGGCCCTGGCGGCCTATCTGGACGTGCTCGAGCGCGCCGGCAGCGACCGCCTGCGCGGTGTGCTGCTCTACGGCGTCGCGCGCCCGTCCATGCAGCCGGAGGCGCCGCGCGTCAGCCCGGTGAGTCTGGACGAGCTTGAATGCGTGGCCGAAGCCATCAGAAAAAAGGGGCTGACCGTAACGGTCAGCCCCTGA
- a CDS encoding helix-turn-helix domain-containing protein, with the protein MKNVDNIDVREIRRKLGMNQSQFWSKIGVTQSGGSRYESGRNIPRPVQALLRLVHIEQIDINKVKKEDVEVAEYLKASNPELYKSLKKEARAKRKERS; encoded by the coding sequence ATGAAAAACGTTGACAACATCGATGTCCGCGAGATCCGCCGCAAGCTCGGCATGAACCAGTCGCAGTTCTGGTCCAAGATCGGCGTCACCCAGAGCGGCGGTTCGCGCTACGAGAGCGGCCGCAACATCCCCCGCCCGGTGCAGGCGCTGCTCCGCCTGGTGCATATCGAGCAGATCGACATCAACAAGGTCAAGAAGGAAGACGTGGAAGTGGCCGAATACCTCAAGGCCAGCAATCCCGAGCTCTACAAGTCGCTCAAGAAGGAAGCCCGCGCCAAGCGCAAGGAACGCAGCTGA
- a CDS encoding aspartate kinase has product MALIVQKYGGTSVGSPERIKNVAKRVAKFQAQGHQVIVVVSAMSGETNRLIALTKEVAANPDPRELDVVVSTGEQVTIGLLCMALKDIGQKAKSYTGGQVRILTDSSHTKARILNIDEAPIRRDLNEGNVVVVAGFQGVDEHGNITTLGRGGSDTTGVALAAALKADECQIYTDVDGVYTTDPRIVPEARKLDTITFEEMLEMASLGSKVLQIRSVEFAGKYKVKLRVLSSFQEEGEGTLITVEEDSNMEQPVISGIAFNRDEAKVTVLGVPDKPGIAYQILGPVADANVDVDMIIQNVSHDGTTDFSFTVSRGDLDKAVGILEGVKAHIGARAVESDKTAAKVSVVGVGMRSHPGVASKMFRTLAEEGINIQMISTSEIKISVVIEEKYLELAVRVLHKAFGLDAA; this is encoded by the coding sequence ATGGCACTGATAGTTCAGAAGTACGGCGGCACCTCGGTCGGCAGCCCGGAGCGCATCAAGAACGTCGCCAAGCGGGTGGCGAAGTTCCAGGCTCAGGGCCATCAGGTGATCGTCGTGGTTTCGGCGATGAGCGGCGAGACCAACCGCCTGATCGCGCTGACCAAGGAGGTTGCCGCCAACCCCGATCCGCGCGAGCTCGACGTGGTGGTGTCCACCGGCGAGCAGGTCACCATCGGCCTGCTGTGCATGGCCCTCAAGGACATCGGCCAGAAGGCCAAGAGCTACACCGGCGGCCAGGTGCGCATCCTCACCGACTCCTCGCACACCAAGGCGCGCATCCTGAACATCGACGAGGCGCCGATCCGCCGCGACCTCAACGAAGGCAACGTGGTCGTGGTGGCCGGCTTCCAGGGCGTTGACGAGCACGGCAACATCACCACCCTGGGCCGTGGCGGCTCCGACACCACCGGCGTGGCGCTGGCCGCCGCGCTGAAGGCCGACGAGTGCCAGATCTACACCGACGTCGACGGCGTCTATACCACCGACCCGCGCATCGTCCCGGAAGCGCGCAAGCTCGACACCATCACCTTCGAGGAAATGCTGGAAATGGCCAGCCTGGGCTCCAAGGTGCTGCAGATCCGCTCGGTCGAGTTTGCCGGCAAGTACAAGGTCAAGCTGCGCGTCCTCTCCAGCTTCCAGGAGGAAGGCGAGGGCACGCTCATCACTGTTGAGGAAGATTCGAACATGGAACAACCCGTCATCTCCGGCATCGCCTTCAACCGCGACGAAGCCAAGGTCACCGTGCTGGGCGTGCCCGACAAGCCCGGCATCGCCTACCAGATCCTCGGCCCGGTGGCCGATGCCAACGTCGACGTGGACATGATCATCCAGAACGTCAGCCACGACGGCACCACCGACTTCTCCTTCACCGTGTCGCGCGGCGACCTGGACAAGGCGGTCGGCATCCTGGAAGGCGTCAAGGCCCACATCGGCGCCCGTGCGGTGGAAAGCGACAAGACCGCCGCCAAGGTCTCGGTGGTCGGCGTCGGCATGCGCTCTCACCCCGGCGTGGCCTCCAAGATGTTCCGCACCCTGGCCGAGGAAGGCATCAACATCCAGATGATCTCCACCTCCGAGATCAAGATTTCGGTGGTCATCGAAGAGAAGTATCTGGAACTTGCGGTGCGCGTGCTGCACAAGGCTTTCGGCCTCGACGCCGCCTGA